From the genome of Altererythrobacter sp. BO-6:
TGGTTCCGGCCTGGCGGAAAAATTTTTTCAAGCCAAGAAAGCGATTTGGTCGGGCTCGATTGGTGCGGTAAAGCCGCGACTTATTGGTCGATCGTAAACCGTGGGAGATCGAAGATGAAATGGGCAATTGGCGCAGCGGTTTGCGCATGGGGCCTTGCCGCTTGCGTACCGGCGTACGGATCGGGCACAGGTTCAGCGATGCCGTCAACCGACGTGATCACAGGCTCTCTATTCGTCGCGAACAAACGCGGCAATTCGCTGTCGCTGATCGATCTGGCGACCGGCGAAGAAACAAATCGTGTGGATAGCTGTGCCAATCCACACGAACTGGCGACTTCGCCCGACGGGCAGCATGTGGCGCTTGCCTGCTATGGCGGGACGACGGTCGACATCTTCCGGACTGGCGACCTGTCCAAGGTGAAGAGTATCGAACTCGGTGCCAATGCCCGCCCGCACGGGATAGTCTGGCAGCAGGACGAGGCGATCGGGCGAGATACGATATTCGTGACCGCCGAAGGGCGCCAGTCCGCGTTCGCGATCGACTATCCTCTGGCTCCTCAACCAGACATTACGGAAATTTCTACCAGCCAGCGCGGCTCGCACATGATAGCGGTCAGCCCTGATGGATCGTTTGCCTGGACAATGAACTTGGGCTCGGGAACGGTGACATTGCTCGATACCGGCGACGCGCGCGCCGTGCGTTCGCAGGAAATCGGGATCGAGCCTGAGGGGGATTTCAATTGCGCCGGACGGCTCGACCCTTTGGGTTTCGGCACGTGGTTCCGACAGAGTGTTCGCGCTCGATCCAATGACGCTCGAAATTCGTAGCGAAGTCGCAACGGGCCGTTTCCCGCTCCGTATCGCGGTGCGCCCGCAAGGCGATGTTGCGGTCACTTCGGATCTCGCGGACGGCGCTGTTTCTGTCATAGACACAGCGAACGCCAGGCTGCTGCGCAACATCATCGTGTCCGGCCCCGCCGAGGCCGAGGCCCGCCAGCAGGTCACGATCCTGTGGTCCGATGACGGCAAGCGCATCTACGTCGCCGAAACCGGCACCGACACCGTTGCCGAAGTCGATTTTGCCAGCGGCAAGGTGCTGCGCCGCCTGAAGACCGGTGAGGGCGGAGACGGCATGGCGATCCTGGGCGCGCGTTGAGTGGCGACTGCTAAGCTACCTCCTGCAGTTGTTGGCTGGCGCGAAATGGTTTCGCTGCCGGACCTGGCTGGCGCACGCATTCCCGCCAAAATCGATACCGGCGCTCGCACTTCATCGCTGCACGCCACCGATATCGAACGGTTCGACCGCGGCGGGCAGCGCTGGGTCCGGTTCATCCTCGATCTTGGGCAAGGCCGTAACGAGGCGGTAACCTGCGAGGTGCCAAGGGCGGATCGAAGAATCATCACCAGTTCCAACGGCGAATCGCAGGATCGCTTCATCATCCGCACGCAGCTGGTACTGGGCGAACACACCTTCAGGGCCGAATTCAGCCTGGCTGACCGGTCCGACATGAAATTCCCGATCCTGATCGGCCGGACCGCGCTGCGCAGCCGCTTCCTGGTCGATCCAGGACGGTCGTGGCTTCAGTCACCCAAACACGAGCGCAAGCAACTCAAATCCCAAGGATAAGTCCATGAAAATCGCCATGCTGGCGCGCAATCCGAACCTCTATTCGCACCGCCGCCTGGTCGAAGCGGCGGAGGCGCGCGGGCACACGCTCGACGTGCTCAACACGCTGCGCTGCACCGTGAACATCGCCAGCCACCGCCCGACGCTGACCTACAATGGCGAAACGCTGGCGCGTTATGACGCTGTGATTCCGCGCATCGGTGCTTCGATCACCAATTATGGCCTGGCCGTTCTGCGCCAGTTCGAAATGGGCGGGGTGTGGCCGCTCAATGAAAGCGTGGCGATCGGGCGCAGCCGCGACAAGCTGCGCAGCATGCAGATCCTGGCGAAGCACGGGATCGGGCTACCACTGACCGCTTATGCCAACGATCCCAAGCAGGCTGAGGAGATCATCAAGGCGGTCAAGGGCCCGCCGGTGGTGATCAAGCTGCTTGAGGGAACGCAAGGCATCGGCGTGGTGCTGGCGGAAACGATGTCCAGCGCGAAGTCCGTGATCGAGGCGTTCCGCGGCGCCAATGTGAACATCCTTGTGCAGGAATTCATCAAGGAAGCGGGCGGGACAGACATCCGCGCGCTGGTGGTGGGCGGCAAGGTGGTCGCGGCGATGAAACGCACCGGCGCGGCGGACGAATTCCGTTCCAACCTGCATCGCGGCGGCAGTGCAGAGCTGGTGAAGATTACCCCGGA
Proteins encoded in this window:
- the rimK gene encoding 30S ribosomal protein S6--L-glutamate ligase, with the translated sequence MKIAMLARNPNLYSHRRLVEAAEARGHTLDVLNTLRCTVNIASHRPTLTYNGETLARYDAVIPRIGASITNYGLAVLRQFEMGGVWPLNESVAIGRSRDKLRSMQILAKHGIGLPLTAYANDPKQAEEIIKAVKGPPVVIKLLEGTQGIGVVLAETMSSAKSVIEAFRGANVNILVQEFIKEAGGTDIRALVVGGKVVAAMKRTGAADEFRSNLHRGGSAELVKITPEERSTAVRAARWMGLNVCGVDMLRSNHGPVIMEVNSSPGLEGIETATGKDVAGLIIKFIEENAKAGKTKTKGKG
- a CDS encoding ATP-dependent zinc protease; this translates as MATAKLPPAVVGWREMVSLPDLAGARIPAKIDTGARTSSLHATDIERFDRGGQRWVRFILDLGQGRNEAVTCEVPRADRRIITSSNGESQDRFIIRTQLVLGEHTFRAEFSLADRSDMKFPILIGRTALRSRFLVDPGRSWLQSPKHERKQLKSQG